A genomic region of Oenanthe melanoleuca isolate GR-GAL-2019-014 chromosome 25, OMel1.0, whole genome shotgun sequence contains the following coding sequences:
- the LOC130263088 gene encoding olfactory receptor 14J1-like, translating to MSNSSSISHFLLLALADTRQLQLLHFCLFLGISLAALLGNGLIISAVACGHHLHTPMFFFLLNLALTDLGCICTTVPKAMHNSLWDTRNISYAGCAAQVFFFLFCATTELYLLTIMCYDRYVSICKPLHYGTLLGSRACAHMAAAAWASAFLYSLLHTANTFSLPLCHGNALGQFFCEIPHILKLSCSKSYLRELGLLAVSVCLALGCFVFIVFSYVQIFRAVLRIPSEQGRHKAFSTCLPHLAVLSLFLSTVSFAYLKPPSISSPSLDLSLSVLYSVVPPALNPLIYSLRNQELKAAVWTLMTKGFQEH from the coding sequence atgtccaacagcagctccatcagccacttcctcctgctggcactggcagacacgcggcagctgcagctcctgcacttctgcctcttcctgggcatctccctggctgccctcctgggcaacggcctcatcatcagcgccgtagcctgcggccaccacctgcacacccccatgttcttcttcctgctcaacctggccctcactgacctgggctgcatctgcaccactgtccccaaagccatgcacaattccctctgggacaccaggaacatctcctatgcaggatgtgctgcacaggtgtttttttttctattctgcGCAACAACGGAGTTATAtctcctgaccatcatgtgctacgaccgctacgtgtccatctgcaaacccctgcactacgggaccctcctgggcagcagagcttgtgcccacatggcagcagctgcctgggccagtgcctTTCTCTattcactgctgcacacagccaatacattttccttgcccctgtgccatggcaatgctctgggccagttcttctgtgaaatcccacacatcctcaagctctcctgctccaaatCCTATCTCAGGGAACTTGGTCTCCTTGCTGTTAGTGTCTGTTTAGCACTTggctgttttgtgttcattgttttctcctatgtgcagatcttcagggctgtgctgaggatcccctctgagcagggacggcacaaagccttttccacctgcctccctcatcTGGCCGTgctctccctgttcctcagcacGGTATCTTTTGCCTacctgaagcccccctccatctcctccccatccctggatctgtccctgtcagttctgtactcggtggtgcctccagccctgaaccccctcatctacagcctgaggaaccaggagctgaaagctgcagtgTGGACACTGATGACTAAAGGATTTCAGGAACATTAA